A region from the Kribbella shirazensis genome encodes:
- a CDS encoding DUF2530 domain-containing protein — MTEDQGAAKERADKKRTDPTSQLARGELVHAEVKPLDLSGIPSVITGIVLWAVAFVVLLIFRGTLKEDGLDWWLWVPVAGFGLGLIGLWYCKRRWAAIQAGHRPATED, encoded by the coding sequence GTGACGGAGGACCAGGGGGCAGCCAAGGAGCGCGCGGACAAGAAGCGCACCGACCCGACGAGCCAGCTAGCGCGCGGCGAGCTGGTCCACGCCGAGGTCAAGCCGCTCGACCTGTCCGGCATCCCGAGCGTGATCACCGGCATCGTGCTGTGGGCGGTCGCTTTCGTCGTCCTGCTCATCTTCCGCGGCACGCTGAAGGAAGACGGCCTCGACTGGTGGCTCTGGGTCCCGGTCGCCGGCTTCGGCCTCGGCCTGATCGGCCTCTGGTACTGCAAGCGCCGCTGGGCCGCCATCCAGGCCGGCCACCGCCCCGCCACCGAAGACTGA
- the larE gene encoding ATP-dependent sacrificial sulfur transferase LarE yields the protein MSTAEIQPAHDVAAGSFDVPELVVGFDLDMTLIDSRPGIKAVWDLLAAETGVPIDTDLVVSRLGPPLTWEMANWFPLAQVDAMVARYREHYPSYAITGSLPLPGVAESLAAIRALRGRTMVVSAKYTPSVRLHLEHLGLDVDEPVGDLHGAEKGTALREHRATIFVGDHTADIDGAHAAGAVSVAVATGPFTADELRAYGADVVLNDLTEFPAWLDAYVLEQRLEALMRRLTTYDKMVVAFSGGADSAFLLAAAARAIGPANVIAATAVSPSLPAAELEPAARFADGLGVRHVTPHTHEMEREGYQANSGARCYFCKAELIETLQPIADEFGITAIATGTNADDAIAGFRPGIRAAHERGALTPLKDARLTKAQIRTASRSWGLETSDKPAAACLSSRIAYGIRITPNLLARVDRAEQTVRSLLASYDVQNVRVRDLGDNASIEIDAALLDQVDHQTLVNAVMAEGFPAAQVDPRGFRSGSMNERLAEPDKYRNL from the coding sequence GTGTCAACCGCCGAGATCCAGCCCGCCCATGACGTCGCAGCCGGCAGCTTCGATGTGCCGGAACTCGTGGTCGGGTTCGACCTGGACATGACGCTGATCGACTCGCGGCCCGGGATCAAGGCCGTCTGGGACCTGCTGGCCGCGGAGACCGGCGTGCCGATCGACACCGACCTGGTGGTGAGCCGGCTCGGGCCGCCGCTGACCTGGGAGATGGCGAACTGGTTCCCTCTCGCGCAGGTCGACGCGATGGTCGCGCGGTACCGCGAGCACTATCCGTCGTACGCGATCACGGGCAGCCTGCCGCTGCCGGGCGTGGCCGAGTCGCTGGCCGCGATCCGGGCGCTGCGCGGGCGGACGATGGTCGTCTCGGCGAAGTACACCCCGTCGGTCCGGCTGCACCTGGAGCACCTCGGCCTGGACGTCGACGAGCCGGTCGGTGACCTGCACGGGGCCGAGAAGGGTACGGCGCTGCGCGAGCACCGGGCCACGATCTTCGTCGGCGACCACACCGCCGACATCGACGGCGCGCACGCCGCGGGCGCGGTCTCGGTGGCGGTCGCGACCGGACCGTTCACCGCGGACGAGCTGCGGGCGTACGGCGCCGACGTCGTCCTGAACGACCTGACCGAGTTCCCGGCGTGGCTGGACGCGTACGTGCTCGAGCAGCGGCTCGAAGCCCTGATGCGGCGGCTGACGACGTACGACAAGATGGTCGTCGCCTTCAGCGGCGGCGCCGACTCGGCGTTCCTGCTCGCCGCCGCGGCGCGGGCGATCGGCCCGGCCAACGTGATCGCTGCGACCGCGGTGTCCCCGAGCCTGCCGGCGGCGGAGCTCGAGCCGGCGGCGCGGTTCGCGGACGGTCTCGGGGTACGCCATGTCACGCCGCACACGCACGAGATGGAGCGCGAGGGGTACCAGGCGAACTCCGGCGCCCGGTGCTACTTCTGCAAGGCCGAGCTGATCGAGACGCTGCAGCCGATCGCGGACGAGTTCGGCATCACCGCGATCGCCACCGGGACGAACGCCGACGACGCGATCGCCGGGTTCCGGCCCGGCATCCGGGCCGCCCATGAGCGGGGCGCGCTGACGCCGCTGAAGGACGCGCGGCTGACCAAGGCACAGATCCGTACGGCGTCGCGCAGCTGGGGACTGGAGACCTCGGACAAGCCGGCCGCGGCCTGCCTGTCCAGCCGGATCGCGTACGGCATCCGGATCACGCCGAACCTGCTCGCCCGGGTCGACCGCGCCGAGCAGACGGTCCGCTCGCTGCTGGCGTCGTACGACGTGCAGAACGTGCGTGTCCGTGACCTCGGCGACAACGCCTCGATCGAGATCGACGCGGCCCTGCTCGACCAGGTGGACCACCAGACGCTGGTGAATGCGGTCATGGCCGAAGGGTTCCCGGCCGCGCAGGTGGACCCGCGCGGGTTCCGCTCCGGATCGATGAACGAGCGGCTTGCCGAACCGGACAAGTACCGGAACCTCTGA
- a CDS encoding MFS transporter, giving the protein MSTTERAGRREWIALGVLALPLLLVSMDVSVLYFAVPFISADLGVSATEQLWIFDIYGFVLAGLLITMGSLGDRIGRRRLLLFGAVGFGIASVAAAYAQTPEQLIAARALLGIGGATLMPSTLALIRNMFHDPKQRSKAIAFWSAVMMGGITLGPVLGGFLLEHFWWGSVFLINTPAMVLLVVLAPVLLPEFKTAIGGRFDLLGSVLSLAAVLPVIWGIKELAAHGAAVAPVAAIVAGLVFGVLFVQRQRVAEHPMVELSMFRSRAFSGSLAANTIGTLALVGNAVFLTQYLQLVHGLSPLKAALWSLAPSVLVGGAAPLATALAGKLDRAYVIGGAFVLAASGYGVLTQVHVDSSLAVPLAGAGLLAAGLVMVMTLVTEAVVGSVAPERAGSASAVMETCAEFGGALGIAILGSIGTAVYRSDVPADLPATVAGPVREGLPAATAAAAQLPAQLADTVLTTARHAFTHSMNVVALVGAILLLATAVATTLTLRGTTPATPAEESTPEADLVPTP; this is encoded by the coding sequence ATGAGTACGACGGAACGGGCGGGGCGCAGGGAATGGATCGCGCTCGGCGTGCTCGCGCTGCCGCTGTTGCTGGTCTCGATGGACGTGTCGGTGCTGTACTTCGCCGTTCCGTTCATCAGCGCGGACCTCGGGGTGAGTGCGACCGAGCAGCTGTGGATCTTCGACATCTACGGGTTCGTGCTGGCCGGTCTGCTGATCACGATGGGCTCGCTCGGCGACCGGATCGGGCGGCGCCGGCTGCTGCTGTTCGGCGCCGTCGGGTTCGGGATCGCCTCGGTCGCGGCGGCGTACGCGCAGACCCCGGAGCAGCTGATCGCGGCCCGCGCCCTGCTCGGGATCGGCGGTGCGACCCTGATGCCGTCGACACTGGCGCTGATCCGGAACATGTTCCACGACCCCAAGCAGCGGTCGAAGGCGATCGCGTTCTGGAGCGCGGTGATGATGGGCGGGATCACGCTCGGGCCGGTGCTCGGCGGGTTCCTGCTGGAGCACTTCTGGTGGGGATCGGTGTTCCTGATCAACACCCCGGCGATGGTGCTGCTGGTGGTGCTCGCGCCGGTGCTGCTGCCGGAGTTCAAGACGGCGATCGGCGGACGGTTCGACCTGCTGGGATCGGTGTTGTCGCTGGCCGCCGTACTGCCGGTGATCTGGGGGATCAAGGAGCTGGCCGCTCACGGTGCGGCCGTGGCGCCGGTGGCGGCGATCGTGGCCGGTCTGGTGTTCGGGGTGCTGTTCGTCCAGCGGCAGCGCGTGGCCGAGCACCCGATGGTGGAGCTGTCGATGTTCCGGAGTCGCGCGTTCAGCGGGTCGCTGGCGGCGAACACGATCGGGACCCTGGCGCTGGTCGGCAACGCGGTGTTCCTGACGCAGTACCTGCAGTTGGTGCACGGCCTGAGCCCGTTGAAGGCGGCTCTGTGGTCGCTCGCTCCTTCGGTACTCGTCGGTGGCGCCGCGCCGCTGGCGACCGCGCTCGCCGGGAAGCTGGATCGTGCCTACGTGATCGGCGGCGCGTTCGTGCTCGCGGCCTCGGGGTACGGCGTCCTCACCCAGGTGCACGTCGACTCGTCGCTGGCCGTGCCACTGGCGGGAGCCGGTCTGCTCGCCGCCGGTCTGGTGATGGTGATGACGCTGGTGACCGAGGCGGTCGTCGGGTCGGTCGCTCCGGAACGTGCCGGGTCGGCGTCGGCGGTGATGGAGACCTGTGCGGAGTTCGGCGGGGCGCTCGGGATCGCGATCCTGGGCTCGATCGGTACGGCGGTCTACCGGTCCGACGTACCGGCCGACCTGCCCGCCACTGTCGCCGGCCCGGTCCGCGAGGGCCTGCCGGCGGCAACTGCTGCAGCCGCCCAGCTGCCCGCGCAGTTGGCCGACACCGTCCTGACCACGGCCCGGCACGCGTTCACGCACAGCATGAACGTGGTCGCCCTGGTCGGCGCCATCCTCCTCCTGGCCACCGCAGTAGCCACCACCCTCACCCTCCGCGGCACCACACCCGCCACTCCGGCGGAGGAGTCAACTCCCGAGGCAGACCTGGTCCCCACACCCTGA
- a CDS encoding TetR/AcrR family transcriptional regulator: protein MDESELPRVLQQLWGVEGRNRPGPKPAFHISDIARAAIKLADAGGLGAVSMSKVAAELGFTTMSLYRYVDAKDDLYVVMLEHAFGAPPVLAPELDWRGRITVWAEAFRDGLRRHPWILQIPVQEPPLSPNQLAWMESGLDAFDGTPLTPQDRLSAMLLVNIYVRGTAQLTANMLTEPDAAQEVDRLYTERLTMLATPDRFPAIAATLEQPPDEGYAGDFDAGEFAFGLDTVLDGIQSRIDRLDG from the coding sequence ATGGACGAGAGTGAGCTGCCACGGGTCCTGCAGCAGTTGTGGGGTGTCGAGGGACGGAACCGGCCCGGGCCGAAGCCGGCGTTCCACATCAGCGACATCGCGCGGGCGGCGATCAAGCTGGCGGACGCGGGCGGGCTCGGCGCGGTGTCGATGAGCAAAGTGGCCGCCGAGCTCGGCTTCACCACGATGTCGCTCTACCGGTACGTCGACGCCAAGGACGACCTGTACGTCGTGATGCTCGAGCACGCGTTCGGCGCACCGCCGGTGCTGGCCCCGGAGCTCGACTGGCGCGGCCGGATCACCGTCTGGGCCGAGGCGTTCCGCGACGGGCTGCGGCGGCACCCGTGGATCCTGCAGATCCCGGTCCAGGAGCCGCCGCTGTCACCGAACCAGCTGGCCTGGATGGAGTCGGGGCTGGACGCGTTCGACGGTACGCCGCTGACGCCTCAGGACCGGCTGTCCGCGATGCTGCTCGTCAACATCTACGTCCGCGGTACGGCACAACTCACCGCGAACATGCTGACCGAACCGGACGCCGCACAGGAGGTCGACCGCCTCTACACCGAGCGGCTCACCATGCTCGCGACACCGGACCGTTTCCCCGCTATCGCGGCCACCCTGGAGCAGCCGCCGGACGAGGGGTACGCCGGTGACTTCGACGCCGGCGAGTTCGCGTTCGGACTGGACACCGTCCTGGACGGCATCCAGTCCCGCATCGACCGCCTGGACGGCTGA
- a CDS encoding TauD/TfdA family dioxygenase: MTTQLEAPGITVAKAGGAIGAVIGNVQLGGDLAPATVAAIRQALLDHKVIFFREQHHLDDAGQLAFARLLGTPTLAHPTSRSVDGAANVLPIDSDYSKSNSWHTDVTFVDRIPAISLLRAVTLPAYGGDTTWANTVRAYANLPQPLQALVERLWAVHSNLYDYAGHADEGRIGGIDVKFEEYQKEFESKLFETEHPVVRVHPETGERALVLGHFLRRFVGLSSAETTALFQLLQNRVTNLDNTVRWHWQPGDLAIWDNRATQHYGVADYDDQPRRLHRITLAGDVPVSVDGVRSTPRTGDASHFSDVDN, encoded by the coding sequence GTGACCACACAACTCGAAGCCCCCGGGATCACCGTCGCGAAGGCCGGCGGCGCGATCGGCGCCGTGATCGGCAACGTCCAACTCGGCGGCGACCTGGCGCCGGCCACCGTCGCCGCGATCCGCCAGGCCCTGCTCGACCACAAGGTGATCTTCTTCCGCGAGCAGCACCACCTCGACGACGCCGGCCAGCTCGCCTTCGCCCGGTTGCTCGGTACGCCGACGCTCGCACACCCGACCTCGAGGAGCGTCGACGGCGCCGCCAACGTCCTGCCGATCGACTCCGACTACAGCAAGTCCAACAGCTGGCACACCGACGTCACGTTCGTCGACCGGATCCCGGCGATCAGCCTGCTCCGGGCGGTCACACTCCCGGCGTACGGCGGAGACACCACCTGGGCCAACACCGTGCGGGCGTACGCGAACCTGCCGCAGCCCTTACAGGCGCTCGTCGAGCGGCTGTGGGCGGTGCACAGCAACCTGTACGACTACGCCGGGCATGCCGACGAGGGGCGGATCGGCGGGATCGACGTGAAGTTCGAGGAGTACCAGAAGGAGTTCGAGTCGAAGCTGTTCGAGACCGAGCATCCGGTGGTCCGCGTGCACCCCGAGACCGGCGAGCGCGCACTGGTGCTCGGTCATTTCCTCCGCCGCTTCGTCGGGTTGTCGAGCGCCGAGACGACCGCGTTGTTCCAGCTCCTGCAGAACCGTGTCACCAACCTCGACAACACCGTCCGCTGGCACTGGCAGCCGGGCGACCTGGCGATCTGGGACAACCGCGCGACCCAGCACTACGGCGTCGCCGACTACGACGACCAGCCCCGGCGGCTGCACCGGATCACGCTCGCCGGCGACGTCCCGGTCAGCGTGGACGGCGTCCGCAGTACGCCACGAACCGGTGACGCCTCGCACTTCTCCGATGTTGACAACTGA
- a CDS encoding TetR family transcriptional regulator, giving the protein MDSFADRTKRRLRDELLDAAHEAVVAGGYDGLRMAAVARQTGVSRQTVYNEFGDKWGVVEALAARETERFLLDVNAALAEQSDPIDGLRAAVERALALAGENPLIKAALSQPGSDQASQLLTTRGQQVLELAHLRLDAHVREHWPEVPAEDATSCVDVALRVVISHIVTPGPPPAVVAAQLARVLSPFLSETRRQHV; this is encoded by the coding sequence ATGGACTCGTTCGCCGACCGCACCAAACGACGCCTTCGTGACGAGCTGCTCGACGCCGCACACGAGGCTGTGGTCGCCGGTGGGTACGACGGCCTGCGGATGGCTGCGGTGGCCCGCCAGACCGGGGTCTCACGGCAGACCGTCTACAACGAGTTCGGGGACAAGTGGGGCGTGGTCGAGGCCCTCGCGGCCCGTGAGACCGAGCGGTTCCTGCTGGATGTGAACGCCGCGCTGGCCGAGCAGTCCGACCCGATCGACGGCCTGCGGGCCGCGGTCGAGCGGGCGCTCGCGCTGGCCGGGGAGAACCCGCTGATCAAAGCGGCGCTCAGCCAGCCGGGATCCGACCAAGCCAGTCAACTGCTGACCACACGGGGGCAGCAGGTGCTGGAGCTGGCACACCTCCGGCTGGATGCCCATGTCAGGGAGCACTGGCCGGAGGTGCCGGCGGAGGACGCGACCAGCTGCGTCGACGTCGCCTTGCGCGTCGTCATCAGTCACATCGTCACCCCGGGCCCTCCCCCCGCGGTGGTGGCTGCGCAGCTGGCTCGCGTCCTCTCTCCCTTCTTGAGCGAGACTCGGAGGCAGCACGTATGA
- a CDS encoding MFS transporter, which translates to MHSPDPSDPNAARGGIRGGSPADGTNAAGDAKAAGKSAGERFGDARERVGTAGKKVGHASKAGAGGVASASRKAASAGGRFGRATGRRIRGLTSAQGAGESGLSRLIELGAVNAAGDTAFAVSLAGTVFFTVPSDQARDRVALFLLLTMAPFALMAPLIGPILDRFRHGRRWAIGATLGARAFLVWALATSITTQNSVWLYPAALGCLVASKAYGVTRASAVPRLLPKQITLVTANSRISLAGVAGATIGAGLAAAFAAIGPQWSLRWAALVYIVGLILAIRLPSAVDSPADEEVTGTAGREARRRAITTAVSRGIRCNLGLRFVSGFLTMYLAFLLRDQPISGVKGAVAAGAVIAAAGIGNSLGTVLGSLLKARKPEAVVLVVLLADATVAVAVAVLYGLPILIALGLVAGLCSSLGKLSLDAMIQRDVPESVRTSVFARSETVLQLAWVLGGGCGIVLPLIPRLGFGFLAGVLLIVVFLVLRMRPTSRPTDGPLRPGGLGGPRTDAHPHPHHHHDDEHRHETSYDEHPESTTRTILSVAEQRENRARRSTSPDEPTVEWRSGDQKPPPEQPIGRWWSGQPDDEDTGENTAPWSEDPTVERNRPAKRRGPRRPPR; encoded by the coding sequence ATGCACTCCCCCGACCCGTCCGACCCGAACGCCGCCCGCGGTGGAATCCGCGGCGGCTCCCCCGCCGACGGCACGAACGCGGCCGGGGACGCGAAGGCTGCTGGGAAGTCTGCCGGGGAGCGGTTCGGGGACGCGCGGGAGCGGGTCGGGACCGCCGGTAAGAAGGTCGGGCACGCCTCGAAGGCGGGCGCCGGAGGAGTCGCGTCGGCGTCGCGCAAGGCGGCCTCGGCCGGGGGCCGGTTCGGCCGGGCCACCGGGCGCCGGATCCGCGGGCTGACCAGCGCCCAGGGCGCGGGCGAGTCGGGCCTGTCGCGTCTCATCGAGCTCGGCGCGGTGAACGCCGCTGGTGACACCGCGTTCGCGGTCTCGCTGGCGGGGACCGTGTTCTTCACCGTGCCCAGTGACCAGGCGCGGGACCGCGTCGCGCTGTTCCTCCTGCTGACGATGGCGCCGTTCGCGTTGATGGCCCCGCTGATCGGCCCGATCCTCGACCGGTTCCGGCACGGTCGCCGCTGGGCGATCGGCGCGACGCTCGGTGCCCGCGCCTTCCTCGTCTGGGCGCTGGCCACCTCGATCACCACGCAGAACTCCGTCTGGCTGTACCCCGCCGCGCTCGGCTGCCTCGTCGCTTCCAAGGCGTACGGCGTGACGCGCGCCTCCGCCGTACCGCGGCTGCTCCCCAAGCAGATCACGCTCGTCACGGCCAACTCCCGGATCTCGCTCGCGGGCGTCGCCGGCGCGACGATCGGGGCGGGCCTCGCCGCCGCCTTCGCCGCGATCGGCCCGCAGTGGTCGCTGCGCTGGGCCGCGCTGGTGTACATCGTCGGCCTGATCCTCGCGATCCGGCTGCCCAGCGCGGTCGACTCCCCCGCCGACGAGGAGGTCACGGGTACGGCGGGACGCGAGGCGCGCCGCCGCGCGATCACCACCGCGGTGTCGCGCGGGATCCGGTGCAACCTGGGGCTGCGGTTCGTGTCCGGGTTCCTGACGATGTACCTGGCGTTCCTGCTGCGGGACCAGCCGATCAGCGGCGTGAAGGGGGCCGTCGCGGCCGGTGCGGTGATCGCCGCGGCCGGGATCGGGAACAGTCTCGGCACCGTCCTCGGATCGTTGCTCAAGGCACGAAAACCGGAAGCCGTCGTGCTGGTGGTGCTGCTCGCGGACGCGACCGTGGCGGTCGCGGTGGCGGTGCTCTACGGCCTGCCGATCCTGATCGCGCTCGGTCTGGTGGCCGGGTTGTGCAGCTCGCTCGGGAAGTTGTCGCTGGACGCGATGATCCAGCGCGACGTCCCGGAGTCCGTGCGGACGTCGGTGTTCGCGCGGTCGGAGACGGTGCTGCAGCTGGCGTGGGTGCTCGGCGGCGGGTGCGGGATCGTGCTGCCGCTGATCCCGCGGCTCGGGTTCGGGTTCCTGGCGGGCGTGCTGCTGATCGTGGTCTTCCTGGTACTGCGGATGCGCCCGACGTCTCGTCCTACGGACGGGCCGCTGCGGCCCGGCGGTCTCGGCGGTCCACGCACCGACGCGCACCCGCACCCGCACCACCACCACGACGACGAGCACCGGCACGAGACGTCGTACGACGAGCACCCGGAGAGCACGACGCGGACGATCCTCAGCGTCGCCGAACAGCGGGAGAACCGCGCGCGCCGCTCGACCTCCCCCGACGAGCCGACCGTCGAGTGGCGCTCCGGCGACCAGAAGCCGCCACCCGAACAACCGATCGGCCGCTGGTGGAGCGGCCAGCCCGACGACGAGGACACCGGCGAGAACACCGCCCCCTGGTCGGAGGACCCGACCGTGGAGCGCAACCGCCCCGCCAAACGCCGCGGCCCCCGCCGCCCACCCCGCTGA
- a CDS encoding R2-like ligand-binding oxidase produces the protein MTNPLHRQGFSSLRSGGLNWDALPLRLFDKGNRKFWNPRDIDFSQDAKDWQELSDNDKDNALMLCSQFIAGEEAVTEDLQPFLQAMAAEGRFGDEMYLTQFCFEEAKHTAVFRLWLDAVGVTEDLHRYVENNPGYRAIFYEALPVALKSLADDPSPTNQVRASVTYNHVVEGTLALTGYHAWNLLCTSRGVLPGMQELIRRIGDDERRHMAWGTFTCRRHVAADASNWKVVTDTMEELLPHALTQIQWAMDNSPELPPEINPTALMTYAGDRATRRLGAIESAVGADVAGIDLDYSPEKLEDDFGDEDSAALDAVR, from the coding sequence ATGACCAATCCCCTTCACCGGCAGGGTTTCAGCTCGCTGCGGTCCGGCGGGCTCAACTGGGACGCGCTGCCGTTGCGCCTGTTCGACAAGGGCAACCGCAAGTTCTGGAATCCGCGCGACATCGACTTCAGCCAGGACGCCAAGGACTGGCAGGAGCTGAGCGACAACGACAAGGACAACGCGTTGATGCTCTGCTCGCAGTTCATCGCGGGTGAGGAGGCGGTGACCGAGGACCTGCAGCCGTTCCTGCAGGCGATGGCCGCCGAGGGCCGGTTCGGCGACGAGATGTACCTGACGCAGTTCTGCTTCGAAGAGGCCAAGCACACCGCGGTCTTCCGGCTCTGGCTGGACGCGGTCGGCGTCACCGAGGACCTGCACCGGTACGTCGAGAACAACCCCGGGTACCGCGCGATCTTCTACGAAGCCCTGCCGGTCGCGCTGAAGTCGCTGGCCGACGACCCGTCGCCGACGAACCAGGTCCGGGCGTCCGTGACCTACAACCACGTGGTGGAAGGGACGCTGGCCCTCACCGGATACCACGCGTGGAACCTGCTGTGTACGTCGCGCGGCGTCCTGCCCGGTATGCAGGAGCTGATCCGGCGGATCGGCGACGACGAGCGGCGGCACATGGCGTGGGGCACGTTCACCTGCCGCCGGCACGTCGCCGCGGACGCGTCGAACTGGAAGGTCGTCACCGACACGATGGAGGAGCTCCTCCCGCACGCGCTGACGCAGATCCAGTGGGCGATGGACAACTCCCCCGAGCTCCCGCCCGAGATCAACCCGACGGCGCTGATGACGTACGCCGGCGACCGCGCGACCCGCCGCCTCGGCGCGATCGAGTCGGCCGTCGGCGCGGACGTGGCCGGTATCGACCTCGACTACTCGCCGGAGAAACTCGAGGACGACTTCGGCGACGAGGACTCAGCCGCGCTGGACGCGGTTCGCTAG
- a CDS encoding cold shock domain-containing protein gives MPVGKVKWYDSEKGFGFLSKEEGGDVYVRAEALPSGVTNLKPGQKVEFGVVEGRKGEQALQVRLIDPPPSVAKAMRPKPEEMQVVIEDLIKLLDRVGEGYRHGRHPDNKSARQVATVLRGVADKLDY, from the coding sequence GTGCCCGTTGGCAAGGTGAAGTGGTATGACTCCGAGAAGGGGTTCGGATTCCTCAGCAAGGAGGAGGGCGGGGACGTCTACGTCCGCGCCGAGGCCCTGCCGTCGGGTGTGACCAACCTGAAGCCGGGGCAGAAGGTCGAGTTCGGCGTCGTCGAGGGCCGCAAGGGTGAGCAGGCCCTGCAGGTCCGGCTGATCGATCCGCCGCCGTCGGTGGCGAAGGCGATGCGGCCGAAGCCCGAGGAGATGCAGGTCGTCATCGAGGACCTGATCAAGCTTCTCGACCGGGTCGGCGAGGGGTACCGGCACGGCCGCCACCCCGACAACAAGTCGGCCCGTCAGGTCGCGACGGTACTGCGGGGCGTCGCCGACAAGCTCGACTACTGA
- a CDS encoding DUF3027 domain-containing protein: protein MTPVKSPEPVRAKPDAVCVAAVEPAREAAIAEAGAAQVGEHLGHLVEGERLVTHYFASTHPGYRGWRWAVTLTRASRAKTVTINEVVMLPGDDAVVAPEWVPWSERVQPGDLRPGDLFPTLPDDPRLEPGFTETADAPEDVLAVVEELGLGRERVLSPFGREEAAERWYAGDFGPAAAIAQAVPYKCHSCGYWIRLADSLGQAFGVCANEMAPGEARVVAYDYGCGAHSDATIDITEAPTPDHAFDTTGYDTLQLED from the coding sequence GTGACTCCCGTCAAATCCCCGGAACCGGTACGTGCCAAGCCCGACGCCGTCTGCGTCGCGGCGGTCGAACCGGCCCGCGAGGCCGCGATCGCCGAGGCCGGCGCCGCGCAGGTCGGGGAGCACCTCGGTCACCTGGTCGAGGGTGAGCGCCTCGTCACGCACTACTTCGCCTCCACCCACCCCGGGTACCGCGGCTGGCGCTGGGCGGTCACGCTGACCCGCGCCTCGCGCGCCAAGACCGTCACGATCAACGAGGTCGTGATGCTCCCCGGCGACGACGCGGTGGTCGCGCCGGAGTGGGTCCCGTGGTCGGAGCGCGTCCAGCCCGGCGACCTCCGCCCCGGCGACCTGTTCCCGACGCTGCCCGACGACCCACGCCTCGAGCCCGGTTTCACCGAGACCGCCGACGCTCCCGAGGACGTGCTCGCGGTCGTCGAGGAGCTCGGCCTCGGCCGTGAGCGCGTGCTGTCGCCGTTCGGACGCGAAGAAGCCGCCGAGCGCTGGTACGCCGGAGACTTCGGGCCGGCGGCCGCGATCGCCCAGGCGGTCCCGTACAAGTGCCACTCCTGCGGCTACTGGATCCGCCTCGCCGACAGCCTCGGCCAGGCGTTCGGCGTCTGCGCGAACGAGATGGCCCCCGGCGAGGCCCGCGTCGTCGCCTACGACTACGGCTGTGGCGCCCACTCCGACGCCACCATCGACATCACCGAGGCCCCCACCCCCGACCACGCCTTCGACACCACCGGCTACGACACCCTCCAACTCGAGGACTGA